The Thermococcus celericrescens DNA window TTGAACGTTAACGCCATTAGCCTCACCTAATTCATCTCTCTGGGTTGGCTTTGAACGAGCCTTTTAAAAAGGTGATGGGTCGGGTGTGTGGAGATGCCGTTTCGTCCGGAATATTTTATTGTCGAAAAATAGTTCGGCAATGTGCGAAAATTTTAAAAGCTGCCCGTTGATTCTACCTCCATGTTTGGACACATAAAACCGCGCCAGGAGATTAAGGCAAGGGAGATTGAAATAGATTTCTTCGAGGAGGACGTGGGCTTCCCGGAGAGGCCAAAGGTGAAGCTCCTCTTTGAGATCAAACGTCACCGCCTTGCGTAGTGGCGTTTATCAGCACTATGTCTTCAAAAAAGACGTGCACCCTAGCCGCTATTTTTCCCATCAAACCAACTTCTTCCAGCCTTCTCAGCGTTTCTTCCACCCCGGTTATCGAGCTCTGGACTATCTGGACGGTTCCGCCGGGTTTGAGGTAATCCCGCACCTCCCGAATGAACCGGTCGAGGACTTCCCTTCCGCCCTCGCCGCCAACCAGCGCCAGGTCTATCGGCTCCTCCGGCTCTCCGGGCAGGTAGGGGGCGTTGAAGGTTATGATGTCAAATTTCCCCTCAACCCTCTCAAACAGGTCGCTCACGCGAAACTCGACGTTTTTGATGCCGTTTATCCTCGCGTTCTCCCCCGCCAGCTCAACGGCCAGTGGGTTGATGTCCACTCCCAGAACGGAGCGGGCTTTTCTCGCCATCAGGAGTGCTATAAGCCCCGTTCCGGTGCCGACGTCGAGGGCCAGGTCGCCTTCCCTGACCGCGAGGTTCTCCGCCAGAAGGAACGTGTCCTCCGCCGGCTCGTAGACCTGGGGGTGGAGCTTGAGCTCGATGCCGTAGTAGGTTGGCATGGTACCATCTGCCGTGCGGTTCTTTTCGACCTGCTGGAGGGGAGAAAAAGTTGTGCTGGAAGAGAAAAGAAATCACTTCCTCTTCCACTCGGTGTAGCCGCAGCGGCCGCAGCTCCAGCGGTCCTTGTGCTCGGCCATGAAGACGCCCGGACCGCAGCGCGGGCAGAACTTGCCCTTCCTCTTGACCTTTCCACCCTGAACCTCGTAGAGCTTCCACTTCTGGCTGGTCTTCTTTCCCTTAGCCATCTAAACCACCTCACTCCTCCTCCTTCTGAATGAGGCCGTCCCTAACGAGGATGTATTCCGGCTCGATGTAGAGCATCCTCTCCCTGCTCTCGTAGGCCTTGGCGTAGCCCCTGCTGACGCGACTACCGAAGTAGCTCCTTATGTACTGGAGAACCACGGTCTCCGGATTGAGGTCGAGCATGGCAACGAGCTTGCCCTTGACGTCGGCCCTGCTCGGGGTGGCCTCTCCCTCGTGGATGACATCGAAGTATATCTCCTTCCTTCCGAGGAGCTTGTTCTCCCTTATCTCGGTAACCTTAATCTCCATCGTGAATCACCTCCATCTTCGACATGAGCTTTCCACACTTGAGCTTGCATTCGGGGGTTACCTTTATAAGCACTACTCCCTCGTCCGGCTGGCCGTAGAGCACGAGAGTGCCCTCAGGGGCGTAGAGCACGGCGGGAATCGCCGCCAGGTCCTCCTCTCCGTACACCTTTATGTAAACACGCCTGCCCCTCGCGGCCAGTCCAAAGCCCTTTCTGATTGCGTTTAATAAAGCTTTCGTTATGGTTCCGGCCGGGTTCTGGACGGTCATCACGACCGAACCCGTCTCGATATCCGGGTTGTACTCGTGTCTTTTGGTTCTGTGGTCGTATATGGCTATGCTCGGCCTTATCCCGAGCTTGAGGACGTTTTCCGTGACGACGTCGCCTACCGTAACGACGCGCCTGGCCCTCTCAAGCTCACCCTTAAGCCTGATGTACGGCTCGGGGATCTCCCCCCGGATGAGCTCTCCGAGGGGGTCTTTGAGTTCCCTTCTAAGCTCGGGGGTGAGTACGAACCTCATCATCTGACCCTTATGGCGTATTTGCCGGGGACTTTAACCCCCAGCTTCTGGGCGATCATGCTCTTCTCGGGGTCGGTGATTATCACCAGGTCGAACCACTCGTCGCTCAGATCCCTGCTGCCGCAGACCGGGCAGCGCTCCTCCGTGGTTATGTAGTGGCAGTGCCTGCAGGCGCGCTCCTTCGCCATTACTCCTCAGCCTCCCTGCGCTTTTCCTTTTCCACCCAGTCCCTCTTTCCGAGGCCTGGCTGGCGCATGGTGAGGCCTATCTTGTTCTCCCTGATAACGCGGCTCTTGACGCTTATGGCTATTATCCTCGCCTTCGCCTCGTCGCCGAGCTTGAGGATCCTGTTGGTCTCCTTACCGATGAACTGCTTGTTCTTCTCGTCGAAGACGACGTAGTCGTCCATGAGCTGGCTGATGTGGACGAGACCGTCCATCGGGCCTATCCTGATGAAGGCACCGTATGGGGCAACATCGATGACCTCGCCCTCCACGACCTCGTGCATCTCAGGCTTCCAGACGAGGACGTTGAAGACGACCTCGTGGTAGGTTGCCCCGTCACCGGGGACGATAACCCCCTGCCCGATGTCCTCAACGTCCATGACCGCTAGAACAACGCCCTCGTCGCGGTCGTAGATCCCTTCGTAGGCCTCACGAAGGACTATCTTGGCGGCCTCCTTGGGATCCATAGTGAACATCCTGGGCGGAATCCTAACGACGTCCTTAATCTTGAGGAGCTTGTACATGCCTTAACCTCCTTAGGGGAATAAGAGGGAAAAGAAATCACTCCTTCTTGCCGAACTTCTCCTTGTAGAGCTCGATGGCGCGGAGGATCTCCCTCTTGGCCTCCTCGGCGTTGCCCCAGCCCTCTATCTGGGTGACCTTGCCCTGGAGCTCCTTGTACCTCTGGAAGAAGTGGGCAACCTCATCGAGGAAGGCCTTCGGGACGTCGTCTATGTCCTTCCAGTCGTCGAAGTACGGGTCCTCAACGGGGACGGCGAGGACCTTCCAGTCCTTGTCGCCGCTGTCCTCCATCTTCATTATGCCTATCGGTCTCGCCTCTATGAGGGTGAGCGGGTAAACTGGCTCGCGCATGATGACCATGATGTCGAAGGGGTCGCCGTCGTCGTACCAGGTCTGCGGGATTATTCCGTAGTCGACCGGGTAGAAGAACGGGCTGTAGAGCACTCTATCGAGCTTTATAAGGCCGGTCTTCTTGTCGAGCTCGTACTTGTTCCTGCTTCCCTTCGGAATCTCTATGAGAGCGTAAACGACCTCTGGAACCTCCGGTCCGGGCTCAAGCTCGTGGAACGGGTTCATCTCTAACCACCTCTTACCTCTTTAAGAACTTCTAGCTTAGGCTTTCGAATAGGGCTTTTAAAGTTGTTGGTTAAGGAAATTGGAAAAAAGCGGGAGAAGAGGAAAGGCCTCAGTTGGCCTCCTTCCCTTCCCCTGGCAGGAGCTTTCTGTACTCGTATGACACCCCATTGTCGATTATTGCGTAGACTTCCTCGTCTCCCTCTATGTAGTGCAGGATTGGCTTATCTATGAGCTCAAAGGTTGTCTCCAGGTCTTTGGGGGTCTTAAGCTCAACGACCTTCTCAACGGGGCCTGGAGCGCCTTTGACCACGTAGGGCCTTATCTTCGCCAGCTCGTCTTTAGGAGCCCTTGATGTGTAAACGTAGCCGAGCAGGGGTATCAGCATCAGCAGTGCCAGTACCGTGGTGACGGTCTGGGCCGTTCCAAGGGCACTTGTTATGCCAAGAACGCTTGCATCCTTCTCCGTCCTTACTGTCTCGGTGAGCGCTCTCTTCTCTGCCTTGCTGGTGTCCGTGAAGTAGTAAAGCTCTGCCGTTGAGTCCCTAACGAGTTCGACGGTGTGGTCGAAGTTCTCCCTTATCTCCCTGCCGCCGACGCTTCCGGTGCCCGTCACTGTGGTCTCAATGGTTATCCTGTTCTTCAGCCTCTTCACACCGAGTTCGCTGGAGATCCTTTTGCTCGTGTTCTCGAAGCCCTTCATGTCCAGAACGTACTCCGCGGTGAATCCGCCGTCCGTCAGGTTTCCTCTCTCGTCGAAGAGCGGTTCCTCCCAGAGGACTATCTCCTCGCTGCCTTTGTTCACGTAGTACTCAGCCTTCACAACGATATGGTACGACCCCTCGCTCAGGGGCGGCTGTGATCTGTAGGTGTACGTCAGCAGGAACCGATCGACCAGCGGTATCGGGTAGTTGTCCATTGTCAATCTGTACCCGTAGAGATCGTTGGGTTCGAGGTAGGCCTCGTGTTTCAGCGTTCCCTCTTCCCGATACGTTCCTATCTTATGCGTGGTGACTATGTACGGGCTTGCGCTCATGAGCTTCACGGAATAAAATCCGAAAACTATGAAGAGCACCAGGAATATCCCCAGCACTTCCTTCCTTCTGATAAATTTTGTAATACCTTCTTTATTCATCCTTCACATGCCTCCGTGCAACAGTCAGATTCGATTTCAGCCACTTCATAGACGTCGGGCACCTCCGGACCATCCCCGCTACCATGGCAACCGCACGGGTAGACGTGAACGTACTTGGCGCAGCCATGACACTCACAGCCGGCAACGCAGGGGGTGCTGACCAGCATAACGTACTTGTGTGAGTTGGTGTGGATCCCATCCGTATGTTCGTAGAGGTTGAGCTTGGCAACCTCATTGTGGGCCAGGTGGAGTGTCCAGGTAACGCGCGTCTCTCCATTTGGCATGACTTCTGTTGAGACGGTACCTCTCGTTGGTATGTAGTTTGTGAGGGTGAACTGGGAGCCAATGTACTGTGTTACGACTAGGTCCCTCTCGTCTCCCCGGTTCTTTACTACGATTCTGGTGTGGTAGTTTGCGGGAGTATCCCTGGGGAGGTGTCTAGCCCCGCTGATCCAGCGGTTCATTATGCACAGGTCGCAGTCTCCGTCCCCCTCACAGGTCGCGTGGACGGTTATGCTCTCACTCGTGATGCCGTATTCCACCAGCTCGGCCCCCTCGTTCAGGATGTAGTCTCCGCAGGACGTGAACTCCTGCTTGCCCGCTGGGTTGAGTTTGGTGTATATCGTCACGTTCATGTGGGCGCTCTCACCCGCCCCAAGGTGGACCTCCCAGGTGATGTGGTGCGCCGCCCCGGTCTGTGTTACCGTGTACGTTCCGGCGCTTGGATCTATCGACCCTATCTCGAACTCCCCCGGGATCACGTCCTTTATCGTAAGCGTCTGCTCCTCTCCTGGGTTCGTCACTGTGATTCTGAATGTCCACTCCGCGTACGTGTGGGTTGGAATCTCAAGCGGTCCGCTCAGGAGCTCCTTCTCTATCGTGGGTCCTCCCTTGATGATCAGCTTTATGGGGCAGGTGGATATCGATGCGTCCCCGCCGTTCCATGTTGCGTACATATCAACCGGGACGATGTACTCCCCAGGTCCCACGTCCCCCACGGTTACGTTTCCGAAGAACGTGTACTCCTCTTCGGATGCCAGAGTTCTCGACGCACCATCCTCAGTTTCTATGAACATCGTGACCCCCGCGGGGAGTCCCGAATAGTCTGGATATAGCGTAATCGTGACGTCCTTCCTGTCGTTGAGATAGTTTCTAATGGTCAGTGCATCGAAGTCAAGCTCCGAATTTTTATTGACCTCAATGACCGCCGCGTAGCCGTCTTCGCAGTCAAAGCCGAGATACTCCTGTTCGTGTGGTACCACCTGGACTTTGACCTCTCTGGTGGCCTCGAAGCTTACAAAAGTCCCGCTTGAGCTGACGATAACCAGTGATGCCAGTGCGATTGTTATCAGTACTGCAATAATTCCCCTCATACCTTAAACACCTCCGATATTCCCCTGTGTTTTGAATGCCTCTTCCTCCTGATTCTAACAACATCTTCGTTCCCTATCCCAGAGAGTATGTACATCGTTCCGAGGAACGCTGAAACTACGGCCAGGATCGCCAGTAGGGGTGCCATCGGGTGCACCTCGTAGAGGGCGTCCATCACGGATCCCGGAAGTAGGGGGGGATATGCGTTTACCCGAATCTTGGTGGAGTACATGGCCGTTTGCTGAGGTGCCACAATGGTGACAGTGAAGTCTTTTTCACCGCCCCTGGGAAGACTGAAATCCTCACTCGAGATTTTTGTGACCGGCTCTGGGGCGGAGATGTAGTACCTCATGGGGTACATGTTGTTGTTCTTCACTGTAATTTCGGTCTGGAACTCTTCCCCCGGATGATACCAGCCCTCCCTTGCCCCGCCGGCTGAGGTTACGGAGTACTCTACCGGTATGACCTCCCACGAGACAAAGATGGATACGGCCACCATCAGCAGCAGGAACACCGAGGCGAGCATGAAGAGCGTTCTGAACTTCACGGTGAAGAACCTCTTTCTCTTCCCTCTCCTCACCGCCTCACCGCCCCCGAAGGCTAGTATTCCGGCGACTATCAGAATGGCCCCCAGGAGTATTTTGCCCCTGTCCGAGAGACCGCTCTCGATGTAGTTGCCGACCTTAGGCACGGTTATCACGTGGCCGCCGGGGGCTATCACGGTCCCCCCGATCTGGTCCTTCTTTATTGGGGGTATGTTGCGGCTCTGCTGGTCGCTGGCCACGTTGTTGTCGCCCTTCGTTATGTATCCGTCTTCGGTTATTGCGACTACCCTGTGGACGGTCCACGTGCTTCCCATCTTGAACACTATAACATCCCCGATGTCGGGATTTCTCGCGAGGGGATTGATGAAGAACAGGTCGCCCTTGTCTATGGTGGGTGTCATACTCCCCGAGTAAGCGTAGGATACAAAAACTGGCCTGTCAAGGAGGGCCCCGGCAAGAGAACCTATGACCAGTATTCCGAGAACCGCGAGGATCGCGTACTCCACGAGGGTATTCATCCGCAGCTTCCTCCCCAGGCCTCTATGGTTATTTCACTCAGGTAATCCCCGAGCTGAAGCCCGGTGGTGTTCACCATCATGCCTATCTCGGCGCTCTCGTCCGCCCCGAGGGTGACCTCAATGATGTCCGCCCAGCTTCCGCCGAATGCGCCCTCAAAGAATCCCAGGTTCGAGGAGTCCGAACTTATCCTCACGCATATGGTTTCGTAACCGGTTTCACTCTGGTTGTTCGTTATCATGAAAACCCCATCAAAAACGTAGGTGCTGTTAACGCTCAATCCGTCTCCATCGCCCGGATAGAACGGGCTGTCAGGTGATATATCAACGACGAGAATTCCGTTATCCAGATATGAATACGGGGGGATGGGGGAGTCCACAGAGAACTCTTCCCCATCCTGGGTCGCGTAAACTACCGTAATCGGGCCGGAGGAATGGAATCCCGCGACGCCTATGATCAGAATTATCATGATTCCAATGCCTGCAATGATCTCTGTCTTTGTCCCCATCTCTCTTCCCCCTTGAAGAATTTAGAAAGAGGAGCAAACGCTCCATAATGAAAGTTCTATCTGCTTAATCAGCTCTCGCACTCGCCGGCCTCGGCGTAGAACTGTATCTGGCCGTCCAGTGAGTCGGGCGCGCTGATTCCGGTGGTGTTGATGATCATTCCGATCCTGACGACATCGCCGGGCATAACGGTTAGGGTAAGGCTGCTGGTGCCGACGGTCTGGCCGGGCACGTAGTCGCCCTCAAAGAACGTAACCTCGTCGCCTCCACTGTAGGTGATCTCCATGCATATAGGCATCTGCTCCCAGAGGTCGTTGCTCACGCCGAATACTTCCTCGAACACGTAGGTGCTGTTCGGGCTGACGCCCTCACCGAATCCTTCCTGCCAGTTGGGGTTGTTGTGGCTGAGGTCTATGACGAGCATTCCGTTGTCGTTGATGTAGGCGTAGGGCTGGATTGGCCTCAGGTCAATGAGCTCGTTGTCGTCAGGGACGATCTGGATATGAACGTTCCTGTCTGCCTCAAAGTAAGCGAAGTTGGCACTGCTGGCGGTGACCGCTATCAGTAGTCCTGCTATAAGGACGAAAAGTCCGATTATCTTTTTCATTTTGATCACCTGCCCCCTCCGCAGTCAATGGGTGCGTCGTCAGCCGGCCAGGCCTTAACGGTTATGGTCACGTCGTAGCTGCCCAGGGTGTTTCCTGCCGCTAGCTCCATGCCAACACCGAGGGCCTCTCCGGGCTCAAGGTAGAAGCAAACGTCCCCAACTGCGGTGTCTGAGTTGTACGGGATGGCGTTGCCATACGTGCTGTACATGTTCTCCTCAGGGTCGTAGAATGAGACCCTGCCGGGATCCGAGGATATGATCTCGACGACTATAACCTTGTTCTCCCAAAGGTGGTTGCTCACGTTGAAAACGTGGTCGAAGTTGTACCTGCTCTGTGGGCTCAGGCCGATTCCCTTGCCTATGTATCCCTCAAGTTCTCCCTGGTACTCTGCCCAGTTCGGGTCATCGTGCCCGGGCCAGTTCGGGTTGTTCTCTGAGAAGTCAATAACAAGTTGCCCCCCATCGTTGATGTAGGCGTAGGGCTGAACCGGCGTCAGGTCAATGAGCTCGGTGTCGTCAGGAACGACGGCAATGTGTGAGCTCCTCTGGACGCGGTAGTCCCTGAAGGTCGCGCTCGTGCCCAAAGCAAAGGCCGCCGCGATCATCAGCCCCAGCATACCGAGGGCCAAAATTTTCTTCATGGTGTTTTCCTCCCGAATATCAAAGTTGGCATCCCTCGACACCGTCACTTGACGGCACGTCACCGAGACACTTGTACCTTATTAGGATGCTTCTGATATATAGTAAATTCCGGGTTACTGCATGGTAATGCCTCATTACCTGAAGCAGAACCGCTCCAACTGATTAGAAAAACCCAATTAGGGCCTCATTGGGCTAAATCAGCCTGCTTATCTTCCTGTGATGCACCACGCTAATGGCCAGGTACACGATGGCTGCGAGGAGCAGGGGCAGGTTTTCCAGATACCACCCTGCGGCTATGAATATCAGCGAGGTACCCATGTAGAAGGCACTCCAGCTGATGTCGTGTTTGTTCACCACTTCCATGTAAACGGTAACATCGTCCGGTATTTTCAGGAGCGTAACGACACCGTGGTTGAACGCTATAACCCCCTCCCTCTCCAGTTTCGGGATGTGGGTCTGCATCAGGCTGACGTACACGCTTTTCCTGTGCCTTCTATCGGTGTCGCCTTCTTTTTCGGCTATATACTCGACTATGTCCCGCAGTTCCGCATGACCGTCCTTCTCCTGTAGGAACTCTATCATGAGCATCCGTCTGTCGTTCCCGAGTATTGCAGTCGTTGCCCCCATGCTATCACCGTAACCTGTAGTGCTTGCGCTTATTTCCATTCGTGTAGAATGCTTCAACCTTTTTTTGTTCAACCATTTTCCTCAGGGTTCTCTCCACCTTCTGCCGCGTGCAATCAAGTCCCATCTCGTTGAGGAACCTGGTTATGAACGCTACGCTTAGTGAACCGTGAACCTTGAGCAGGTTGGTGATTTCACTCTCCAAGCTGATGGTGCTGCTCATGCCTTCACCTCCATGTTAGGCAATCGGTGTGTAACATCACTTTAAAAGTGGGGTGACATTCTATTTAAGGGTTCCTGAAAAGTTCGATTTTTGAATTTTCGGTAGTTTAATGGCTTATTCAGTTGATATGGGTCCTACAAGCAGATAAAACTGGTTTCTGTCTCCGTTCCTTCGACTTTCGAATGTCGTTTCTGCGGGATTTTTTGGATATTTTACAATACTTTAGTTAATCTGCGGCAGAATATGAGCGATTTTTCTGCAATCTCGCGGAATCCCCTGATATTAAAAAAGGGACGCACATCCTAACAATGGCACATGATACGCATTGCGGTGTAATTTGAAGTTCGAAACTAGAACTTGGGATAGGGGAGAAAGCGGGGTTCGAATGTCTGGAGCCCAGTTGAATGGTAGCCCCGCGGGGATTCGAACCCCGGTCAAGGGATCCAGAGTCCCCTATGCTTGGCCGCTACACCACGGGGCTGCACCCGTTGATAGGTTCCGGTATGGATTTATAAATTTTATCCTTCCCCAGGCCGTTCGGAAAGCTTATAATCTTCCTCACCCAAAATAGTAACCGGTGGGACCCGTGGACTTCGCCCTCTTCGTGGAGCGGTACGGTTATAGGATTCTAGCGCTGGTTTTGGGGCCGCAATACTCGGGATAGTCCTCGCGCCCTTCGTGATGACCTTCTGGGCTTTCAGCAGTGGCGGCATTGCGGCCGCGGTTATAGCGGTGCTGGTGCTCGCCGTGGGCATTGCATGGATGGTCGTTCCGAAGTTCTGGAATTTCGCCGACAAGACGAGACAGACCCATGTCGTTGAAGACTGGAACGAGGAAAACTGACATCCTCCCTGCCTTAAAGGGCGAGGCTTTCGGGAGAAAAAATGTAACATC harbors:
- a CDS encoding 30S ribosomal protein S27ae, with the translated sequence MAKGKKTSQKWKLYEVQGGKVKRKGKFCPRCGPGVFMAEHKDRWSCGRCGYTEWKRK
- a CDS encoding GTP-dependent dephospho-CoA kinase gives rise to the protein MRFVLTPELRRELKDPLGELIRGEIPEPYIRLKGELERARRVVTVGDVVTENVLKLGIRPSIAIYDHRTKRHEYNPDIETGSVVMTVQNPAGTITKALLNAIRKGFGLAARGRRVYIKVYGEEDLAAIPAVLYAPEGTLVLYGQPDEGVVLIKVTPECKLKCGKLMSKMEVIHDGD
- a CDS encoding 30S ribosomal protein S24e is translated as MEIKVTEIRENKLLGRKEIYFDVIHEGEATPSRADVKGKLVAMLDLNPETVVLQYIRSYFGSRVSRGYAKAYESRERMLYIEPEYILVRDGLIQKEEE
- a CDS encoding DUF1102 domain-containing protein, with product MTCRQVTVSRDANFDIREENTMKKILALGMLGLMIAAAFALGTSATFRDYRVQRSSHIAVVPDDTELIDLTPVQPYAYINDGGQLVIDFSENNPNWPGHDDPNWAEYQGELEGYIGKGIGLSPQSRYNFDHVFNVSNHLWENKVIVVEIISSDPGRVSFYDPEENMYSTYGNAIPYNSDTAVGDVCFYLEPGEALGVGMELAAGNTLGSYDVTITVKAWPADDAPIDCGGGR
- a CDS encoding DUF1102 domain-containing protein, translated to MKKIIGLFVLIAGLLIAVTASSANFAYFEADRNVHIQIVPDDNELIDLRPIQPYAYINDNGMLVIDLSHNNPNWQEGFGEGVSPNSTYVFEEVFGVSNDLWEQMPICMEITYSGGDEVTFFEGDYVPGQTVGTSSLTLTVMPGDVVRIGMIINTTGISAPDSLDGQIQFYAEAGECES
- a CDS encoding COG1470 family protein, producing MRGIIAVLITIALASLVIVSSSGTFVSFEATREVKVQVVPHEQEYLGFDCEDGYAAVIEVNKNSELDFDALTIRNYLNDRKDVTITLYPDYSGLPAGVTMFIETEDGASRTLASEEEYTFFGNVTVGDVGPGEYIVPVDMYATWNGGDASISTCPIKLIIKGGPTIEKELLSGPLEIPTHTYAEWTFRITVTNPGEEQTLTIKDVIPGEFEIGSIDPSAGTYTVTQTGAAHHITWEVHLGAGESAHMNVTIYTKLNPAGKQEFTSCGDYILNEGAELVEYGITSESITVHATCEGDGDCDLCIMNRWISGARHLPRDTPANYHTRIVVKNRGDERDLVVTQYIGSQFTLTNYIPTRGTVSTEVMPNGETRVTWTLHLAHNEVAKLNLYEHTDGIHTNSHKYVMLVSTPCVAGCECHGCAKYVHVYPCGCHGSGDGPEVPDVYEVAEIESDCCTEACEG
- the spt4 gene encoding transcription elongation factor subunit Spt4, with amino-acid sequence MAKERACRHCHYITTEERCPVCGSRDLSDEWFDLVIITDPEKSMIAQKLGVKVPGKYAIRVR
- a CDS encoding DUF5305 family protein, producing the protein MLFIVFGFYSVKLMSASPYIVTTHKIGTYREEGTLKHEAYLEPNDLYGYRLTMDNYPIPLVDRFLLTYTYRSQPPLSEGSYHIVVKAEYYVNKGSEEIVLWEEPLFDERGNLTDGGFTAEYVLDMKGFENTSKRISSELGVKRLKNRITIETTVTGTGSVGGREIRENFDHTVELVRDSTAELYYFTDTSKAEKRALTETVRTEKDASVLGITSALGTAQTVTTVLALLMLIPLLGYVYTSRAPKDELAKIRPYVVKGAPGPVEKVVELKTPKDLETTFELIDKPILHYIEGDEEVYAIIDNGVSYEYRKLLPGEGKEAN
- a CDS encoding DUF7344 domain-containing protein yields the protein MGATTAILGNDRRMLMIEFLQEKDGHAELRDIVEYIAEKEGDTDRRHRKSVYVSLMQTHIPKLEREGVIAFNHGVVTLLKIPDDVTVYMEVVNKHDISWSAFYMGTSLIFIAAGWYLENLPLLLAAIVYLAISVVHHRKISRLI
- a CDS encoding DNA-directed RNA polymerase, encoding MYKLLKIKDVVRIPPRMFTMDPKEAAKIVLREAYEGIYDRDEGVVLAVMDVEDIGQGVIVPGDGATYHEVVFNVLVWKPEMHEVVEGEVIDVAPYGAFIRIGPMDGLVHISQLMDDYVVFDEKNKQFIGKETNRILKLGDEAKARIIAISVKSRVIRENKIGLTMRQPGLGKRDWVEKEKRREAEE
- a CDS encoding DUF1102 domain-containing protein, yielding MGTKTEIIAGIGIMIILIIGVAGFHSSGPITVVYATQDGEEFSVDSPIPPYSYLDNGILVVDISPDSPFYPGDGDGLSVNSTYVFDGVFMITNNQSETGYETICVRISSDSSNLGFFEGAFGGSWADIIEVTLGADESAEIGMMVNTTGLQLGDYLSEITIEAWGGSCG
- a CDS encoding HemK2/MTQ2 family protein methyltransferase — encoded protein: MPTYYGIELKLHPQVYEPAEDTFLLAENLAVREGDLALDVGTGTGLIALLMARKARSVLGVDINPLAVELAGENARINGIKNVEFRVSDLFERVEGKFDIITFNAPYLPGEPEEPIDLALVGGEGGREVLDRFIREVRDYLKPGGTVQIVQSSITGVEETLRRLEEVGLMGKIAARVHVFFEDIVLINATTQGGDV
- a CDS encoding signal peptidase I, with the protein product MNTLVEYAILAVLGILVIGSLAGALLDRPVFVSYAYSGSMTPTIDKGDLFFINPLARNPDIGDVIVFKMGSTWTVHRVVAITEDGYITKGDNNVASDQQSRNIPPIKKDQIGGTVIAPGGHVITVPKVGNYIESGLSDRGKILLGAILIVAGILAFGGGEAVRRGKRKRFFTVKFRTLFMLASVFLLLMVAVSIFVSWEVIPVEYSVTSAGGAREGWYHPGEEFQTEITVKNNNMYPMRYYISAPEPVTKISSEDFSLPRGGEKDFTVTIVAPQQTAMYSTKIRVNAYPPLLPGSVMDALYEVHPMAPLLAILAVVSAFLGTMYILSGIGNEDVVRIRRKRHSKHRGISEVFKV
- a CDS encoding inorganic diphosphatase; translated protein: MNPFHELEPGPEVPEVVYALIEIPKGSRNKYELDKKTGLIKLDRVLYSPFFYPVDYGIIPQTWYDDGDPFDIMVIMREPVYPLTLIEARPIGIMKMEDSGDKDWKVLAVPVEDPYFDDWKDIDDVPKAFLDEVAHFFQRYKELQGKVTQIEGWGNAEEAKREILRAIELYKEKFGKKE